A window from Bacteroidales bacterium encodes these proteins:
- the lpxA gene encoding acyl-ACP--UDP-N-acetylglucosamine O-acyltransferase encodes MQQTLASIHPDARIGKDVIIGPFVTIEEDVIIGDGTRIDANACILKGSRIGKNCHICTGAVIAGEPQDLKFRGEYSTAEIGDNTTIREFVTVNRGTASRGKTVVGNNCLIMAYSHIAHDCILKNNIIVANASQIAGEVEIDDFATIGGGTLMHQFSKIGPHVMIQGGSHINKDVPPYAVVGRIPTVFAGINLIGLRRRGFSAEQIEEIQNIYRILFNSGLNNTEALNKIEAEVADSEEKRVIVEFIKSSDRGIVKGK; translated from the coding sequence ATGCAACAAACACTTGCTTCGATACACCCAGATGCCCGAATAGGCAAAGATGTTATCATTGGTCCTTTTGTAACAATTGAAGAGGACGTTATAATTGGTGATGGCACAAGAATTGACGCTAATGCTTGTATCTTAAAAGGTTCTCGCATTGGAAAGAATTGCCATATATGCACAGGTGCTGTTATTGCAGGGGAACCTCAAGATCTTAAATTTAGAGGAGAGTATAGCACTGCTGAGATTGGCGACAACACAACAATCAGAGAGTTTGTTACCGTTAATAGAGGCACCGCTTCAAGAGGAAAGACTGTTGTTGGAAACAACTGTCTTATTATGGCATACTCACATATTGCTCACGATTGTATTCTAAAAAACAATATAATTGTTGCTAATGCTTCGCAAATTGCAGGAGAAGTTGAAATTGACGACTTTGCAACAATTGGAGGAGGAACCCTTATGCACCAATTCTCTAAAATTGGACCTCATGTAATGATTCAAGGCGGAAGCCACATAAACAAAGATGTTCCTCCATACGCAGTTGTAGGAAGAATTCCTACCGTATTTGCCGGCATAAACCTAATTGGATTAAGACGTAGAGGTTTTTCAGCAGAGCAAATAGAAGAGATTCAAAATATTTACAGAATACTATTTAATTCGGGATTAAACAACACCGAAGCCTTGAATAAAATAGAGGCAGAAGTAGCCGACTCAGAAGAAAAAAGAGTTATTGTTGAATTCATAAAATCTTCTGACAGAGGTATTGTCAAAGGAAAATAA